One stretch of Roseimicrobium sp. ORNL1 DNA includes these proteins:
- a CDS encoding PAS domain-containing protein yields the protein MGWVQGVFDCLGDAIFIHDASTGAILHANSRACELYGYSPGELCRCSVADISSNVSPYSQEDALRWMQRTFHDGMQLFEWQARARSGSLFWVEVHMSQAVLDGHVRLVVSVRDISRRKLAEHALRQSEERFRLLLGSSRDPVYCLNLQSLTYDYLSPAVEQMLGLSMNELMEGGLRLFVSRIHPDDMDAHCARLDRLVLEASDDRYKPVVEYRFLNRSMGFRWMSDSCSVVRDPSGRPTAIIGNIRDVTLRREHEEALQKAHAALLFHLESSSLALVETDANFRVKNWSPQAERIFGWRAEEVRGRLLAELDFIHPEDEALVASNIRRLQERSESRNSCVSRNLRKDGRVRICEWHNSAILDEKGELLSILSLATDITNERRIEDALRAMAQGVAGSSDEAFFQFLCLNLARILEMKFACVAMLVPERDRMARTLGFAGDGVILDNMTYSLVGTPCHKAFDGEVCYFSSGVQEQFPDDLYFKDQGVVSYIGVPLHSGDGRTIGILSAFSDRPMDQIEQFQTIFQIFAARAAAALERHLAESALRISEERYALAASASAAGVWDWDLVSGVVYYSPRFREMTGYSQDELPNTVYAWERRIHPDDLPIVRESMERHLHFKEPYRVDYRFLTKKDGYHWFSARGQAIWNADGDPCRMAGSHLDIHDLKMSEERVRRLNRLYAVASGINDVMVRVREPQRVFAATAQIAVDTGMLKMAWVALYDSASGRVAAIARSGQDQGFVKLVSEAPGLVEEGLGVCGQTLRTSQTSVYNDVEADESYVFREEAIKRGYRSCAAFPIKPAGKCVGCLVLYADEPHFFKHEELRVLNVLAENLSFAIESSEKEMARLRAVDALAENERMLSTLLSNLPGAAFRCRQDHARTLEFISEGCTELSGYEPADLIGNSKVSFARLMHPDDLPTVQGAIAEALAAGRTYEATYRIHAKDGKERWIWERGQGISSENGRVDFLEGFITDVTEKRQLESQFLRAQRMESIGTLAGGIAHDLNNILAPIMMALSILKMKLGAPRDKEMLKTLESNTNRGADMVQQILSFARGVEGKSIHLRPKNIVKEIERIVKETFPKNIEFKVAYADDLWELNGDPTQLHQMLLNLCVNARDAMPNGGMLSISLSNTVIDERYVRLHPEAKPGSCVVFAVKDTGMGIPLDIRDRIFEPFFTTKEFGKGTGLGLSTTIGIVKSHHGVIEVDSQPGQGTVFRILLPARPGGPETKEPEKQRGNRKGHGELVLVVDDEKPIRDTGSHILETFGYRVMTAANGAEAVEMFRNSKERPSIVFTDMMMPIMDGPAMIRELRSLDSSVRFVGASGLNNELAAEARSLGVRHFLHKPYTTEDLLMALADTIEGVSGPVVASVHH from the coding sequence GTCTCGGCGATGCTATTTTCATTCACGACGCCTCCACCGGCGCCATCTTGCACGCCAACAGCCGTGCGTGCGAACTCTATGGCTACAGCCCTGGTGAACTGTGCCGCTGCTCAGTAGCAGACATCAGCTCCAACGTATCGCCTTACAGTCAGGAGGATGCCCTGCGCTGGATGCAGCGCACCTTCCACGATGGGATGCAACTCTTCGAATGGCAGGCGAGAGCCCGCTCCGGTTCCCTGTTCTGGGTGGAGGTGCACATGAGCCAGGCGGTGCTGGACGGCCATGTCCGGTTGGTGGTTTCCGTGCGTGACATTTCCCGGCGCAAGCTCGCAGAGCATGCGCTGCGGCAGAGTGAGGAGCGCTTCCGCCTGCTCTTGGGCAGCAGCCGTGATCCGGTCTACTGTCTGAACCTGCAGAGCCTCACCTACGACTACCTGAGCCCTGCGGTGGAGCAGATGTTGGGCCTCTCCATGAATGAGCTCATGGAGGGCGGTCTGCGTCTCTTTGTGTCCCGCATCCATCCGGATGATATGGATGCCCACTGCGCCCGGCTGGACCGCCTGGTGCTGGAGGCCTCTGACGACCGCTACAAGCCCGTGGTGGAGTATCGCTTCCTGAACCGCAGCATGGGTTTCCGCTGGATGAGCGACAGCTGCTCCGTGGTACGCGACCCCTCCGGCAGGCCCACCGCCATCATTGGGAATATTCGTGACGTCACCCTGCGTCGTGAGCATGAGGAAGCGCTACAGAAGGCGCACGCGGCACTGCTCTTCCACCTGGAGAGCAGCTCCCTGGCACTGGTGGAGACGGATGCGAACTTCCGCGTGAAGAACTGGTCTCCGCAGGCCGAGCGCATCTTTGGCTGGAGAGCAGAAGAAGTGCGCGGACGCCTTCTTGCTGAGCTGGATTTCATCCATCCGGAAGATGAGGCCCTGGTGGCTTCGAACATCCGGCGGCTGCAGGAACGCAGTGAATCCCGCAATAGCTGCGTCAGCCGCAACCTGCGCAAGGACGGGCGCGTGCGCATCTGCGAGTGGCACAACTCAGCCATCCTGGATGAGAAGGGGGAGTTGCTGTCCATCCTGTCGCTGGCCACGGACATCACGAATGAACGGCGGATTGAAGATGCCCTGCGGGCCATGGCCCAGGGGGTGGCCGGATCGAGTGACGAAGCGTTCTTCCAGTTCCTGTGCCTGAATCTCGCCCGCATTCTGGAAATGAAGTTTGCCTGCGTGGCCATGCTGGTGCCAGAGCGGGATCGGATGGCGCGCACCCTGGGCTTTGCCGGCGACGGCGTGATCCTGGACAACATGACCTACTCGCTCGTCGGCACTCCCTGCCACAAGGCGTTCGACGGTGAGGTGTGTTACTTCTCCTCTGGCGTGCAGGAGCAGTTCCCGGATGACCTGTACTTCAAGGATCAGGGCGTGGTGAGCTACATCGGCGTGCCGTTGCACAGCGGGGACGGTCGTACCATCGGCATTCTCTCGGCCTTCAGCGATCGGCCGATGGATCAGATCGAGCAGTTCCAGACCATCTTCCAGATCTTTGCCGCACGCGCGGCGGCCGCTCTCGAGCGCCACCTCGCTGAGAGTGCGCTGCGCATCAGTGAAGAGCGCTATGCCCTGGCTGCCAGTGCCTCCGCCGCGGGGGTGTGGGACTGGGATCTGGTCTCCGGTGTGGTGTATTATTCTCCACGATTCCGTGAGATGACTGGATACAGCCAGGATGAGCTGCCCAACACGGTCTATGCCTGGGAGCGCCGCATCCATCCGGACGACCTGCCCATTGTGCGTGAGTCCATGGAGCGGCACCTGCATTTCAAGGAGCCGTACCGGGTGGACTACCGCTTCCTCACGAAGAAGGACGGCTACCACTGGTTCTCCGCCCGTGGCCAGGCCATCTGGAATGCGGATGGTGACCCCTGCCGCATGGCGGGTTCCCACCTGGACATCCATGACTTGAAGATGTCCGAGGAGCGAGTGCGGCGCCTCAACCGGTTGTATGCCGTGGCCAGCGGCATCAATGACGTGATGGTCCGCGTGCGCGAGCCGCAGAGGGTGTTTGCGGCGACCGCCCAGATTGCCGTGGATACGGGCATGCTGAAAATGGCCTGGGTGGCGCTTTATGATTCGGCGTCCGGAAGGGTTGCTGCCATCGCCAGATCCGGTCAGGACCAGGGCTTTGTGAAGCTCGTGTCCGAGGCGCCCGGACTGGTGGAGGAGGGGCTCGGCGTCTGCGGGCAGACACTGCGCACCAGCCAGACGTCCGTCTACAACGACGTCGAAGCGGACGAGTCATACGTCTTCCGGGAGGAAGCCATCAAGCGTGGCTACCGTTCTTGTGCCGCATTCCCCATCAAGCCCGCGGGCAAGTGTGTGGGATGCCTGGTGCTCTATGCGGATGAGCCACACTTCTTCAAGCACGAGGAACTCCGCGTGCTGAACGTGCTCGCGGAGAACCTCTCCTTTGCCATCGAGTCCTCTGAGAAGGAAATGGCGCGCCTGCGTGCGGTGGATGCCCTCGCAGAGAATGAGCGCATGCTCTCCACCCTGCTGAGCAACCTTCCAGGCGCCGCCTTCCGCTGCCGTCAGGACCACGCTCGTACCCTGGAATTCATCAGCGAGGGTTGTACAGAGCTCAGCGGCTATGAGCCTGCGGATCTGATTGGCAACAGCAAGGTCAGCTTTGCCAGGCTGATGCATCCGGATGACCTGCCCACGGTGCAGGGCGCCATCGCGGAGGCGCTCGCGGCAGGCCGCACCTATGAAGCCACCTACCGCATCCATGCCAAGGATGGCAAGGAACGCTGGATCTGGGAGCGCGGGCAGGGCATCTCCTCGGAGAATGGCAGAGTGGATTTCCTGGAGGGCTTCATCACAGACGTCACGGAGAAGCGCCAGCTTGAGTCGCAGTTCCTGCGTGCACAGCGCATGGAGAGCATCGGCACCCTGGCCGGCGGTATTGCCCACGACCTGAACAACATCCTCGCGCCCATCATGATGGCGCTGAGCATCCTCAAGATGAAGCTGGGCGCTCCACGCGACAAGGAGATGCTCAAGACGCTCGAGTCGAACACCAACCGCGGTGCGGACATGGTGCAGCAGATCCTGAGCTTTGCGCGCGGGGTGGAGGGCAAGAGCATCCACCTGCGCCCGAAGAACATCGTCAAGGAAATCGAGCGCATCGTGAAGGAGACCTTCCCGAAGAACATTGAGTTCAAGGTGGCGTATGCCGATGATCTCTGGGAGCTGAATGGCGACCCCACGCAGCTCCACCAGATGCTGCTGAACCTTTGCGTGAACGCACGCGACGCGATGCCCAACGGCGGCATGCTCAGCATCTCCCTGAGCAACACCGTCATTGATGAACGCTACGTCCGGCTCCATCCCGAAGCGAAACCCGGATCGTGCGTGGTCTTTGCGGTGAAGGACACCGGCATGGGAATCCCCCTGGACATCCGCGACCGCATTTTCGAGCCCTTCTTCACGACCAAGGAATTTGGCAAGGGCACCGGTCTGGGCCTGTCCACGACCATTGGTATCGTGAAGTCGCACCATGGGGTCATTGAGGTCGACAGCCAGCCGGGACAGGGGACAGTGTTCCGCATTTTGCTTCCGGCGAGGCCGGGAGGGCCGGAAACCAAGGAGCCTGAGAAGCAGCGGGGGAACCGGAAGGGTCACGGCGAACTGGTCCTCGTGGTGGATGACGAAAAGCCCATCCGGGACACAGGCAGCCACATCCTCGAAACGTTCGGCTACCGCGTCATGACGGCTGCCAATGGGGCGGAGGCGGTGGAAATGTTCCGGAACAGCAAGGAACGCCCCTCCATCGTTTTTACGGACATGATGATGCCCATCATGGACGGGCCAGCCATGATCCGTGAGTTGCGCAGCCTGGATTCCAGCGTCCGTTTTGTGGGAGCCAGCGGATTGAACAATGAGTTGGCGGCTGAAGCTAGAAGTTTGGGGGTGAGGCACTTCCTGCACAAACCCTACACGACGGAGGACCTCCTGATGGCCCTCGCCGACACCATCGAAGGGGTAAGCGGACCGGTGGTCGCTTCCGTTCATCATTAA
- a CDS encoding response regulator transcription factor, producing the protein MKTGSNFNILVVDDHALVREAFASMLRREFPDANVEVTGSCTEALGAARRNNYEVALVDIELGDRSGMELTMELRTLPNPPVVIAVSVHQESTFVSRSMQLGAKAYVAKDAPSSELFDAIRSTRDGRSYISKDLAEKYSQDTRAKNSTPLAHERLSNRELEVMLQIARGKTPKQVASDLCLSPKTVAVHKHNLCCKTGLRTTVDILKYAQTHGLV; encoded by the coding sequence ATGAAAACAGGATCCAACTTCAACATCCTTGTGGTTGACGACCATGCTCTGGTACGTGAGGCCTTTGCCTCCATGCTGCGCAGAGAATTCCCCGACGCCAACGTCGAGGTCACCGGCTCGTGCACGGAAGCGCTCGGCGCTGCTCGTCGCAATAACTATGAAGTTGCCCTCGTGGATATCGAGCTCGGCGACCGCTCTGGCATGGAGCTGACCATGGAACTCCGCACCCTGCCGAATCCCCCGGTGGTGATCGCTGTGTCCGTGCATCAGGAGTCGACCTTTGTCTCCCGCTCCATGCAGCTTGGCGCCAAGGCCTATGTGGCCAAGGACGCTCCTTCCTCCGAACTGTTTGATGCCATCCGCTCCACGCGCGACGGCCGCTCCTACATCTCCAAGGACCTCGCGGAAAAGTATTCCCAGGATACCCGCGCGAAGAATTCCACCCCGCTCGCCCATGAGCGCCTCTCCAACCGTGAGCTGGAAGTCATGCTCCAGATCGCCCGCGGCAAGACGCCCAAGCAGGTCGCCAGCGACCTCTGCCTCAGTCCGAAGACGGTGGCCGTGCACAAGCACAACCTGTGCTGCAAGACCGGTCTCCGCACCACGGTGGACATTCTCAAGTACGCCCAGACCCACGGTCTGGTGTAA